CAGTGAGCTTTCTGAGGACACTCCAATCCAGACCCTGACGTCGTTGATAGTGCAGCAGTTTGGAGGCTGGTGGTGGTATCTGTTGACCAACGTCACTGGCCAAAAATACCCAGAGCACAACAAGTTTGCCGTGTCGCACTTCAACCCTGCGTCGCCGATCTTTGAGAAGCGCGACTACTGGTACATTGTGCTCTCCGACATCGGCGTGCTGGCCCAGTCGTTTGTGGTGTATCAGTGGTGCAAGAGCTTTGGAGGCTTCCACTGCTTCATCAACTGGTTTCTGCCATACGTTTTCACCAACCATTGGCTTGTGTTCATCACGTATTTGCAACACACCGATGTCTCGCTGCCTCACTACGACAACAATGAATGGACATTTGCCAGAGGCGCCGCCGCCACGATCGATAGAGAGTTTGGCTTCGTTGGCTGGTTCTTTTTCCACGACATTATAGAGACCCACGTTCTGCACCACTACGTTTCCCGTATTCCGTTCTACAACGCTAGGCCGGCCACCGAGGGCATCAAGAAGGCCATGGGCATCCACTACCGCCacagcgacgagtccaTGTGGTACACCCTGTGGAAATCCGCCAAGGCGTGCCAGTTCGTGGAAGGTGATAACGGTGTTAGGATGTTCCGCAATATAAACGGTGTGGGGGtggctccaaaatcttGAGCAAATAGATTTGATCAATACAGGTAGAGTTTCTTTACTATGATGCTTATTCCCCGTTTTTGTAGACGGGGGTACAGCACGGACACGAACGTTGGGCGGCTGCTCAAAATGTATCCGACATTTAAGAATGCCACGCCCTACGACGTGCTCGGTTTGAAACAGAGCAACGtgaagcaggaggagcTTAAGAGGCGATTCTACGAGTTGGCCAAAGTTTACCATCCGGACTCTGCGCACGATgcgctggaaaacaaggaaaaagagcaccGGTTCAAGCGGATTCTTGCTGCCTATGctctgctgaaaaacccaCAGACACGACAGAACTACGATAATTACGGGATCGGCTGGGAGGACAACTCCAGCAGCCTTTACCGGCCCAAAACTGCTCCGCAGGCCGGCCATTATCGGCCGTCGACGTACGGCACCTGGGAGGACAGGTGGCACGGTCAACAAGATTTTGGGTTCGGTTATTACACAGACAACACATGGAGAGACATGGGGCCCAATGCCAGCAATATGGAGACGTTTCGACAGAATAGGCGAACGATATTTCtcacgctgctggtggcCACCGGAATATATACCGCATTGCAGTTTGCACACATCATATTCTACGACGATTACATTGGCGGAACGTATCGCGAGTCGCTGACGAAACGCATTCGAATGACAGAGAAATCGCGAAAGGACCTTATAGACGCACGCGAGAACTACGGGTTTGGAGACAGCAAGGAGGAGCGAATCCAGCGATTTCTGTGGTTCAGACATCTTTCCTGGCTTTTAGGCGAGGATAAGCGGACTTGAGGagcgatttttttttttcctgtttaGTTTTTATAGGTATGGATTTCATGAAACCAGAAACAGTGCTGGACCTTGGCAACATTAGAGACGCCTTGGTCCGGATGGAGGATACGATTATCTTTAACTTCATCGAGCGGTCGCAGTTTTATGCGTCGCCCTCGGTGTATAAAGTCAACCAGTTCCCTATTCCTAATTTTGACGGCTCGTTCTTGGATTGGCTGTTGTCGCAGCACGAGCGAATCCATTCGCAGGTGAGGAGATACGATGCGCCAGACGAGGTGCCTTTTTTCCCCAacgtgctggaaaaaacgTTCCTGCCCAAGATCAACTACCCTTCGGTGCTGGCCTCCTACGCGGATGAAATCAACGTCAACAACGAGATACTCAAGATCTACACGTCAGAGATAGTACCAGGAATTGCTGCAGGCAGCGGAGAGCAGGAGGACAACCTTGGCTCGTGCGCAATGGCGGACATCGAGTGTCTGCAGTCGCTGTCAAGAAGAATCCATTTTGGCCGTTTTGTCGCAGAGGCTAAATTTATCAGTGAGGGGGACAAGATTGTGGatctgatcaaaaacagagaTGTAGAAGGCATTGAGGCGCTCATCACAAACGCAGAGGTCGAAAAACGGATCTTGGACAGACTTCTGGAAAAGGGAAGAGCGTATGGAACAGACCCTACACTAAAGTTCACGCAGCATATTCAGAGCAAGGTGAAGCCAGAGGTGATTGTGAAAATCTACAAGGATTTCGTGATTCCGCTCACGAAGAAGGTAGAAGTCGATTACTTGCTGAGACGGttggaggacgaggaggacgatgaTGCGACTCAGAGAAGCGGCGGCTACGTTGACCGGTTTCTCTCCTCTGGCTTGTACTagaaattaatttttttaataCTTTAATTATTCTCTGAATTCTAGTTCAGATACCGCATGGTAATTTCAAAGGCCAGGAAAGTAGCCGCGTTGGCTGGGGCAGCTCTCAGAATTGTCGGCGAGAATCCTTTGACTAGCCCCCAAGCACCGCTCTGTTTCCAAATACCCCTAAAAGTCTCAACAGCATTTCTATAAACCGGCTTCTTGTAGTTGTCAGTCTGCATGTTGGACTTGATCACATCGATCGGATAAATACTGAACCACATTCCGTAACCTGCCAGCGCCCCAAAGACGCAGAGCTTCCAGTTCTCAATGTCCTTTCTGGCAATATTCCGCGACTCGATCTCGTTTTTCACGAGAGCTTCAAAAGTCAAAAAATATGCTCCGCTACCCAGACTTTCTCTAGCGAGCGTAGGCCCTAGACCTCGGTAGATTAACTTGATGCCTCCCGCATGGTacagcttcttgatcacGTCCAGAGGCCCGTTGAACGTCTTGGCGCCGGTGGTCTGCGTTTGCAATCTGATTCTGATGTGCTCAATTGGTGCGGCTATAAAACCGTTTGCAaatcctgctgctgctccgCACACGTAAAATTGAGGCATGCTGATTGGATTTCCAGGACCGTTGAGACTCGAAAACGTCCGTTTCATGAACTCGTTGACACCAAACTGCACAGACACACAGGCCCCGACTCCGATCAGTGGGGTCAGCGTTCCTTTGTAGAAGGCCATAGGACCTTCGTTGGTCAGCAGCTGACGCACCACGTAGACGGGAGAGACGTGGCCCTCAGCAGACTGGATACGCACCTTGGTGGTATCAAATGGCTGGCCAACCAGGACCTGGGCAATGCCGCCCATAGTGCCCGCAAAAACGTCCTTCAACGCTCGGTACTCGTCGCTCATGGATGTCGAAAATCTGTGAAAAATTATTAATTTCGCGAATTCACGCGAGATAAGATACGGAAAAGAAAGGCTGAAACGGGCAAAGCAAAAGAATTAGTCAACAGgtatcaagaagaaatttTTATCCTACAGTGTTGTGCACTTTCAGCTAATTGCATTTTCGATATTCGAGGACTGTCTTCCTAGACCAACCTGTCAGCTACAGACACTGTTCTCTTTTGTTTTGTCACCTGGCAAAAAAAGTTAGACTCGCTTTATTTCCACTAAATCCATGCCTACCCCAATAAACATTGACCACATAGATACCCAGGAGCGCTGTACGGGCTCGACACACCCGCTCAAGGCCAAACACCATGCTCCGCCTCCGCAGATCGTCGCGTCGCCCTGTGTGCGCGACTTCTTCGCCGGTCGGCACAAGTCGCAAGTCTCGTCTTTCCTCAAGCCGAACTCCTCCTTCATTGGGTCCCAGCAGTCCGGCCGGTCGACATTTGAGGTGCGCGTGGACTTGAAAGAGGTGGACCTGAAAAGATCGTATTTGTGCGGCTACTTCACGATCCACGGCCTGACGGAATCGCATCCCGAGTTCACCACGTTCTTCAAAGGAGAGATCATCGGCCCGCACCACTCGTTCTACACGGCCAACGAGGAGTGGGGATCCAACAAACGCAATGACCTCCAGCACTGGAGCAGGTTCCCGTCCTGGAGAAGTCTGGATTTCGACCAGGAAAATGACCTCGCCAACGAACACATATACGACACCGCACTAAATAACGAGCATCTCTACATGAGGTGGAAAGAGATATTTCTCGTTCCGGACGCCAGCGTGAAGAGCATCATGGGGGCCTCATTTGAAGGTTTCTATTACATCTGCTTCAACCAGCTCACGGGCTCGATCTCGGGGCTCTATTTCCACCAGTCATCGGGCAAATTCCAGCAGTTGGAACTTGCACATGTGCCCGACGGTGGGGTGTTGCCCT
This portion of the Ogataea parapolymorpha DL-1 chromosome IV, whole genome shotgun sequence genome encodes:
- a CDS encoding omega-6 fatty acid desaturase (delta-12 desaturase), whose amino-acid sequence is MSTTVTQRRFGDKSTKGLRALDTEGNEFQVPDYSIKEILDSIPKECFERRLTTSFYYVFRDIAVCLAMGWVANTYIPQVPWTALRGALWLGYAILLSLPYTGLWVLGHECGHQAFSDYGWLNDTVGWIVHSYLYVPYFSWKYSHGKHHKATGHLTRDMVFVPKTVEEFKKERAGDARVKLSELSEDTPIQTLTSLIVQQFGGWWWYLLTNVTGQKYPEHNKFAVSHFNPASPIFEKRDYWYIVLSDIGVLAQSFVVYQWCKSFGGFHCFINWFLPYVFTNHWLVFITYLQHTDVSLPHYDNNEWTFARGAAATIDREFGFVGWFFFHDIIETHVLHHYVSRIPFYNARPATEGIKKAMGIHYRHSDESMWYTLWKSAKACQFVEGDNGVRMFRNINGVGVAPKS
- a CDS encoding J domain-containing protein 1; its protein translation is MMLIPRFCRRGYSTDTNVGRLLKMYPTFKNATPYDVLGLKQSNVKQEELKRRFYELAKVYHPDSAHDALENKEKEHRFKRILAAYALLKNPQTRQNYDNYGIGWEDNSSSLYRPKTAPQAGHYRPSTYGTWEDRWHGQQDFGFGYYTDNTWRDMGPNASNMETFRQNRRTIFLTLLVATGIYTALQFAHIIFYDDYIGGTYRESLTKRIRMTEKSRKDLIDARENYGFGDSKEERIQRFLWFRHLSWLLGEDKRT
- a CDS encoding Chorismate mutase, whose protein sequence is MDFMKPETVLDLGNIRDALVRMEDTIIFNFIERSQFYASPSVYKVNQFPIPNFDGSFLDWLLSQHERIHSQVRRYDAPDEVPFFPNVLEKTFLPKINYPSVLASYADEINVNNEILKIYTSEIVPGIAAGSGEQEDNLGSCAMADIECLQSLSRRIHFGRFVAEAKFISEGDKIVDLIKNRDVEGIEALITNAEVEKRILDRLLEKGRAYGTDPTLKFTQHIQSKVKPEVIVKIYKDFVIPLTKKVEVDYLLRRLEDEEDDDATQRSGGYVDRFLSSGLY
- a CDS encoding Carrier protein YMC1, mitochondrial, translated to MSDEYRALKDVFAGTMGGIAQVLVGQPFDTTKVRIQSAEGHVSPVYVVRQLLTNEGPMAFYKGTLTPLIGVGACVSVQFGVNEFMKRTFSSLNGPGNPISMPQFYVCGAAAGFANGFIAAPIEHIRIRLQTQTTGAKTFNGPLDVIKKLYHAGGIKLIYRGLGPTLARESLGSGAYFLTFEALVKNEIESRNIARKDIENWKLCVFGALAGYGMWFSIYPIDVIKSNMQTDNYKKPVYRNAVETFRGIWKQSGAWGLVKGFSPTILRAAPANAATFLAFEITMRYLN
- a CDS encoding putative vesicle-mediated transport protein Vid24, whose amino-acid sequence is MPTPINIDHIDTQERCTGSTHPLKAKHHAPPPQIVASPCVRDFFAGRHKSQVSSFLKPNSSFIGSQQSGRSTFEVRVDLKEVDLKRSYLCGYFTIHGLTESHPEFTTFFKGEIIGPHHSFYTANEEWGSNKRNDLQHWSRFPSWRSLDFDQENDLANEHIYDTALNNEHLYMRWKEIFLVPDASVKSIMGASFEGFYYICFNQLTGSISGLYFHQSSGKFQQLELAHVPDGGVLPSFSFA